CCAAATTCTTTTTGAAAGATTGTAAAAAGATCTTGCTCTTCATGCTCTTTTAACAAATCTAAACTCGACATATCACGATTCTCTTTTTTAGCATGACTTTCCAAATAGATGCGTTCTATTTGCTCCATCCAGCCTTCTTCTTTAAGCCACAGTCCACTTAATTGATCAAATAGTGGTTGAGTATTATATACTTCATAATGCATGTCGGTAATATCATCTTTACTTTCATCAATTTTTAAATAACCGCCGTTGATTAATCGTTGTAACATACTCATAATTTGCGATTCGTTTGCTGTCATTCTATTTTTCAAATCTTCTAAACTTGGAAATAGCTCGTCCTCAAGTTTTTGGAAATGAACAATATGAAGAATAAACATGACTTCCTGCTCGTTTAAGCCAAGTTTTTTGTAGTATTTTAATAAGGCGCTAGGTACAGGAATATCGTTATATTCCCAACAACTTTTTATGATTCTCTTAATAACACTTTGGGTTTTTCTTTTCATCGATGTAACTCCTCTTTATAAAAACAAAACAACTTTTCTATTACTTCAAGTATATCAGCCAGCTAAAATAATTCCAGTGGAAATATAATTCTAAGAAAGAAAAAGAAGTGAAAGTAAAAACAATATGACTAGAAAGGGCTCTAGCCATATTGTTCATTAACATACTCGATTTAATAAATATTGAAACTACAATTGTGGTAAATATAAAATACTACTTATTTGATGCTTCTACGTATTCCTTAATTCTTTGGATACCAGCTTCAATATTTTTCATACTTGTTGCGTACGATAGGCGAATATGAATGTCAGAACCAAAAGCAGATCCTGGAATAACCGCAACATTTGCTTCTTCTAATAACTTTGCAGCCCATGCATCTGCAGTTTTCACATCATCAGTTAAAAGTTCTTGTACGTTAGCATATGCATAAAAAGCACCAGTAGGCATTGCGCAAGAAATACCATCGATTTGATTCAATAAATCAACCATAGCTTTTCTGCGTTTATCAAACTCTAGAACCATCTCATTTAGCGGTTCTTGGGTTCCAGTAATGGCTTCTAATGTAGCCCATTGAGCCATTGTAGTGGGATTGGATGTGCTATGGCTTGATAAGTCAATAATCGCATTAATTATTTCCTTATCACCTGCTACATAACCAATTCTCCAGCCAGTCATGGAATATGGTTTTGATACACCGTTTACTACTAATGTTCGTTTGAATATTTCATCATTTAGGCTTGCAATGCTTACGTGCTCCGTTCCGTCATAGACAAGCTTTTCATATATTTCATCAGAAATAACTAATATATCCTTCTCTACACAAACTGCTGCAATTGCTTCTAATTCCTCTTTAGAGTATACAGTTCCAGAAGGATTACTTGGCGAATTAAGAATTAATGCTTTTGTTTTATCAGTAATAGATGCACCTAGTTGCTCAGCAGTAATTTTAAACAGATTAGATTCTATCCCCTCCACATAAACGGGAACAGCTGAAGCTAGTTTTACTTGCTCAGGGTAACTCACCCAGAAAGGAATCGGTATAATTACCTCATCACCAGGATTACAAATGACTTGAAAAATGTTATACAAAGCATGTTTCGCACCACTACATACACATACATTAGCAACTTCATATTGTAAATTATTGTCTGCTTTAAGTTTCGCACAAATTGCCTTGCGTAACTCTGGTAACCCGGCAGCAGGAGTGTACTTTGTTTGACCATCTTTCATTGATTGATAAGCAACTTCAATGATATGTTCAGGTGTGTTATAATCTGGCTCCCCAGCTCCAAAACTAATAACATTGATTCCTTGCTGCTTTAATTCCTTCGCTTTTGCCGTGATTGCTAATGTAGTTGATGGCGTTAGTGTCTCTACACGCTTAGAAAGTTTCATTGTTATCCTCCCAGTGACATTTATATATTTTATGAACTAACGATTCTCTGTGTATCTCTTGCGATTACAAGTTCCTCATTAGTCGGTATTACTAAAACCTTCACTTTAGAGTTTGGTGTGCTAACCATCCTTGCCGATTTAGAGAAAATTTCATTTGCTTGTGAATCCAACTCTACTCCTAAGTATGTAAGATTTTCGCAAATTTTCTTCCGTAAAATCGGAGAGTTCTCCCCAACACCTGCAGTGAATATAAGAACATCTACCCCATTCATGGCGGCAGCATAAGCACCAATGTATTTTCGAATTCTATACTCATACATATCAAATGCTAATGTTGCATTTTCATTGCCATTTAATAATCCTTCTTCAATTTCTCTCATATCACTACTAATTCCAGAGATACCTATAAGACCACTATGTTTATTTAGCATAGAATTAATGTCTTGTAATGTATACTCCTCTTTATTCATTATATACAAAACAGCCGCTGGGTCAATATCTCCTGAACGAGTTCCCATCATTAATCCTTCCAATGGTGTCATGCCCATAGAAGTATCAAGAGACTTCCCATCTAAGATAGCGGTGACGCTTCCGCCATTACCAATATGACAAGAAATGATTTTTGAGCTTTCAAGTGGAATATTAAGGATTTCTAAAGCTTTTTCGGATACGTATTTATGGGAAGTACCGTGGAACCCATATCTTCGAACTTTATATTTTTTGTATAGCTGCATTGGTATTGGATATAGAAACGCTTTCTTTGGCATGGTCTGATGAAAAGCTGTGTCAAATACAGCTACTTGTGGTGTATCAGGCATAGATTCTCGTGCAGCTTCGATCCCTAATATGTTTGCCGGATTATGTAATGGAGCAAGATCAATGCATTCTGTGATAGTGTTCATGACTTCTGGTGTAATTAAAACTGAAGCAGAAAAATCCTCCCCTCCATGGACAATCCTGTGTCCAACGGCGGATATTTCAGAAAAATCTTGAATTACTCCTGCTTGCTTGCTTCTTAGTACTTCTAATACCTCAAGAATTGCAGTCTTATGCTCAAGGATTTGTTTTACTTGTTTAATCTTTTCTTTACCTGCTGGCTCATGTGTTAATATCGCATCTTCCATACCGATTCTTTCTACTCTTCCACTTGCTAAAACAGATTCATCCTGCATATTAAATACTTGATATTTTAAAGATGAGCTTCCACAGTTTAGTACTAATAATTTCACCCAAGACACCCCTTATTAATTATTTTTATTTGTATTATCAGCTTATAGCAGTAATATTATCACATAAAAATCAGATTGTAATTTTTCAAATATGGTAAGAATTCCTTAGTAATGACTATTAAATAATAACAGAGCTAGTTTTTGAGTACTAACTCTGTTTTACTAAATATTTCATTCTGTTTTATTGTTTATATTTTGAAATTAAATCTCGCAAGTCGTCTCCGTCAAGTGATTCTAACTCCATAATTTTTTTAAATATACCTGTTATTACATTCCTACGTTTCTGTATCAGCAGCGTAGTTCGCTCTTCAAGGTTTTTAATTATGGAATTTATTTCATCATTAATCTCTTTTTTATTCAGTTTCTCATCAATAATACCTATTGAAGATAAACCTGAGTTAATGATTTTTTTGGACAGATCGACTGCTTTTTGAAAATCATTTTGCGCCCCAGTACTTTTACTACCTAAAAATTCTAGCTCGGCGACCGAGCCAGCAAGAGCAATCATAATTTGCTTTTCAATCATTTCTCTTGTGTATAAATAGTGATCTTCTTGTTGTGAATGCCGAACATACCCTAATGCTCCACCCCTAGGGGTTATTGAAATATAGTCAACAGTACCTGGATTTACTTCTTCAGATATTATAGCATGTCCTAATTCATGATACGCGATGCGCTCTAATTCCTTAATAGAAGCTTTGCGATCGGTTTTCTCCCCCATAAGTACCTTATCAATCGCTTCTGAAATATGGTCTTTGGTAATCGTATCCTTATCATCTCGCAAAGATAATATACTAGCTTCGTTTAGTAAGCTTTCTAATTCTGCTCCAGAAAACCCAAACGTTTTGGATACGATATATTCTATCGTCACCTCTGAATCAATAGGTTTATTCTTAGCATGGATCTTGATAATCTGAGCGCGACCTTCACGATCTGGCAAATCAACGATAACTTTTCTGTCAAATCTACCAGGACGAAGTAACGCTGGGTCTAGAATATCGACTCGGTTTGTTGCTGCTATGATAAGAATCTGGACAGAATCGTGTTCTTTCAAACCATCCATTTCGGTTAATAACTGATTCAGTGTCTGATCATATTCTTTGTTGCCCATTCCTGATTCTCTTTTTTGTCCAATTACATCAATTTCATCAATAAAGATGATTGCGCTAGATTTTTGTTCTCTTTCAGCAATCTTATACGCACTATTAAAAAGATCGCGGATTCTTTTCGCGCCCATCCCTACATACATTTCTACAAATTCCGAACCACTTGCAGCTAAAAATACAGAGTTAGTAAAATTCGCCGAGGCTTTCGCTAATAACGTCTTACCTGTTCCAGGAGGACCCACTAACATAAGGCCTTTTAACGGTCTTATACCTATTTTTTTATAGCTTTTAGCATTTATAATAAAATCTAAAGCTTCTTTTAATTCCCTTTTTGCGCGTTTTTGACCACCTATATCGTCAAAATTGGATTCAGTATTTTTTATTCGATAATCTTGCTTCGTGAAGTTCGCAAAACCATCCTTAGTATAAATATAAAATAACACTCCGCTAATGATGATGAAAAATAACAATAATGGAGTAACATTGACACCAATAATGATAAGAAAAATAAAAACTGCAGGAATAATTCCGATAATTATCTCTTTTGTCATTTTACCACCCAATCATTATACTCTTGGAATTAGCTCATAAAGATAATTATCTCCATTTTTAAGATTTAAATAGATAAATTTTTCATCTATTTCTACTTTCATTACAAATGTTGTGTTCTTATCTTGGTTCAATGCCTGTAATAATGTGTATTGCTTTGTCTCGATTGCTTCAAATAATTGAAAGCTTATATCATTTAAATACGTTGTAAGCAATTCATCTCTATTGTCTTTCAGCGTAATCACAAAGGCTTGGTTAGAAAGATGTTCATTTAATGCCGTGTGAATAGCGTTGTAATCTTCCATAAATTGTTCGGACTTCATAGTAACTATAATGTTTTTACTTTTTCTCGTGACATTTATTTCGTAACTTTCTATGCCTCCCATAGTATCTAAAACTTTCTCAATCGGTTGTATCACAAGATAATGTTGATGTGCATAAAAACCCAATGTTAAAGTAGCTGTTGTAACAATAAAGGATATAAGAATTAAATAAATACGCATCTTCTTCATGCTACCCCTACCCTTCTAATTTACCTGACCATCTAAGTGTATAAACAAATATATAAATGACGTATAGATAAAATTATAGCATAATATATGTTTAGAAAGTTTGTCCAAAATATAGAAGCATAATTAAGATAAATATTCATTACGTTTTTAATTAAATTGCTCTGCTATTATTTTATCTTGGGTTGGAAGCCAAGCATACTGTATAATTTCCACAAAATTATTGGCGGTATCTGTAATTACAATTGAGAATTCTTCTAGATTGCTATGGATTTTAGAGAATTTATAAATAAAGTGTATTTTATATTGTGATGATTGATAATCAATTGGTTCTTGAGTTATATGTAAGTTTGAAAATGTATCGCTCGGGATTGTTTGTAGATAATAAACCTCACTTGGTAAATCATAACTCTCAGTAATCTGCAAATTCAA
This DNA window, taken from Desulfuribacillus stibiiarsenatis, encodes the following:
- a CDS encoding DnaD domain-containing protein, encoding MKRKTQSVIKRIIKSCWEYNDIPVPSALLKYYKKLGLNEQEVMFILHIVHFQKLEDELFPSLEDLKNRMTANESQIMSMLQRLINGGYLKIDESKDDITDMHYEVYNTQPLFDQLSGLWLKEEGWMEQIERIYLESHAKKENRDMSSLDLLKEHEEQDLFTIFQKEFGRPLSPMEYERIVKWIQEDQFHKELITEALRQAVLIGKFNMLYIDRILFEWKKKNIRSIHEAQADQQIFMERKNTKQQNQAESKRSTNHDKDKELWYWLDIDSKEGR
- a CDS encoding pyridoxal phosphate-dependent aminotransferase; protein product: MKLSKRVETLTPSTTLAITAKAKELKQQGINVISFGAGEPDYNTPEHIIEVAYQSMKDGQTKYTPAAGLPELRKAICAKLKADNNLQYEVANVCVCSGAKHALYNIFQVICNPGDEVIIPIPFWVSYPEQVKLASAVPVYVEGIESNLFKITAEQLGASITDKTKALILNSPSNPSGTVYSKEELEAIAAVCVEKDILVISDEIYEKLVYDGTEHVSIASLNDEIFKRTLVVNGVSKPYSMTGWRIGYVAGDKEIINAIIDLSSHSTSNPTTMAQWATLEAITGTQEPLNEMVLEFDKRRKAMVDLLNQIDGISCAMPTGAFYAYANVQELLTDDVKTADAWAAKLLEEANVAVIPGSAFGSDIHIRLSYATSMKNIEAGIQRIKEYVEASNK
- a CDS encoding acetate/propionate family kinase, which gives rise to MKLLVLNCGSSSLKYQVFNMQDESVLASGRVERIGMEDAILTHEPAGKEKIKQVKQILEHKTAILEVLEVLRSKQAGVIQDFSEISAVGHRIVHGGEDFSASVLITPEVMNTITECIDLAPLHNPANILGIEAARESMPDTPQVAVFDTAFHQTMPKKAFLYPIPMQLYKKYKVRRYGFHGTSHKYVSEKALEILNIPLESSKIISCHIGNGGSVTAILDGKSLDTSMGMTPLEGLMMGTRSGDIDPAAVLYIMNKEEYTLQDINSMLNKHSGLIGISGISSDMREIEEGLLNGNENATLAFDMYEYRIRKYIGAYAAAMNGVDVLIFTAGVGENSPILRKKICENLTYLGVELDSQANEIFSKSARMVSTPNSKVKVLVIPTNEELVIARDTQRIVSS
- a CDS encoding AAA family ATPase, whose amino-acid sequence is MTKEIIIGIIPAVFIFLIIIGVNVTPLLLFFIIISGVLFYIYTKDGFANFTKQDYRIKNTESNFDDIGGQKRAKRELKEALDFIINAKSYKKIGIRPLKGLMLVGPPGTGKTLLAKASANFTNSVFLAASGSEFVEMYVGMGAKRIRDLFNSAYKIAEREQKSSAIIFIDEIDVIGQKRESGMGNKEYDQTLNQLLTEMDGLKEHDSVQILIIAATNRVDILDPALLRPGRFDRKVIVDLPDREGRAQIIKIHAKNKPIDSEVTIEYIVSKTFGFSGAELESLLNEASILSLRDDKDTITKDHISEAIDKVLMGEKTDRKASIKELERIAYHELGHAIISEEVNPGTVDYISITPRGGALGYVRHSQQEDHYLYTREMIEKQIMIALAGSVAELEFLGSKSTGAQNDFQKAVDLSKKIINSGLSSIGIIDEKLNKKEINDEINSIIKNLEERTTLLIQKRRNVITGIFKKIMELESLDGDDLRDLISKYKQ